A window of the Lactuca sativa cultivar Salinas chromosome 7, Lsat_Salinas_v11, whole genome shotgun sequence genome harbors these coding sequences:
- the LOC111904258 gene encoding pathogenesis-related leaf protein 4 → MVSFKLSFTLVCFFTLAILHTINAQNSQQDYLDTHNAARAEVGVANIVWNATVAAYAQNYANQRKADCNLVNSGGPYGENLAKGSGTFSGTAAVNLWVAQKAYYDYATNTCAGGHVCGHYTQVVWSNSNQLGCARVQCTNNSWWFVICSYYSSGNINGQSPY, encoded by the coding sequence ATGGTGTCATTTAAACTCTCATTTACACTTGTTTGTTTCTTTACCTTAGCAATTCTTCACACCATCAATGCCCAAAACTCCCAACAAGATTACTTAGATACTCACAATGCAGCTCGTGCCGAAGTGGGTGTCGCAAACATTGTATGGAATGCCACTGTGGCTGCCTATGCTCAAAACTATGCTAACCAGAGGAAAGCCGACTGCAATCTTGTCAATTCTGGTGGACCTTATGGTGAGAACCTTGCTAAAGGTAGTGGTACCTTCTCAGGCACTGCAGCAGTGAATTTATGGGTAGCTCAGAAGGCTTATTATGATTATGCCACAAATACTTGTGCTGGTGGACACGTTTGTGGACACTATACTCAAGTAGTGTGGAGTAATTCTAATCAACTTGGATGTGCTAGGGTTCAGTGTACAAATAATAGTTGGTGGTTCGTTATTTGCAGCTATTATTCTAGTGGAAACATCAATGGCCAATCTCCTTACTAG